The Bacillus vallismortis genome window below encodes:
- a CDS encoding glycoside hydrolase family 3 protein has protein sequence MKPVFPLILSAVLFLSCFLGAGQAKAASSNSSPNAKQLVNRMTLDEKLGQMLMPDFRNWQKEGESSPQAFTEMNKEVASLIKKYQFGGVILFAENVKTTTQTVQLTDAYQKASPKIPLMLSIDQEGGIVTRLGEGTNFPGNMALGAARSRINAYQTGTIIGKELSALGINTDFSPVMDINNNPDNPVIGVRSFSSNRELTARLGLYTMKGLQRQDIASALKHFPGHGDTDVDSHYGLPLVPHSQERLREIELYPFQRAIDAGADMVMTAHVQFPAFDGTTYKSKLDGSDILVPATLSKKVMTGLLRQEMGFDGVIVTDALNMKAIADHFGQEEAVVMAVKAGVDIALMPASVTSLKEEQKFARVIQALKSAVNNGDIPVQQINKSVERIISLKIKRGMYPARHDDSIKEKIAKAQKIVGSKRHLKAEKNIAEKAVTVLKNEQRTLPFKPKKDSRILIIAPYEEQTASIEQTIRDLIKRKKIKPVSLSKINFANQVFNAKHEKQVKEADYIITGSYVVKNDPVVNDGVIDDTISDSSKWTTVFPRVVMKAALQHNKPFVLMSLRNPYDAANFEEAKALIAVYGFKGYANGRYLQPNIPAGVMAIFGQAKPKGTLPVDIPSVTKPGDILYPYGYGLNIKTGKPFS, from the coding sequence ATGAAACCTGTCTTTCCGCTTATCCTTTCAGCCGTTCTCTTTCTTTCATGTTTTCTCGGCGCCGGCCAAGCAAAAGCTGCTTCATCCAACAGCTCACCCAACGCCAAGCAGCTTGTCAATCGCATGACGTTAGATGAAAAACTCGGCCAGATGCTGATGCCTGATTTCAGAAATTGGCAAAAGGAGGGCGAGTCTTCTCCACAAGCCTTTACAGAAATGAATAAGGAAGTCGCTAGCCTCATCAAGAAATATCAATTCGGCGGCGTCATCCTTTTTGCGGAAAATGTAAAAACAACAACACAAACTGTTCAATTGACAGACGCTTACCAAAAAGCCAGCCCCAAAATCCCTCTCATGCTAAGTATTGATCAGGAAGGGGGCATCGTAACGAGATTAGGAGAGGGGACTAATTTCCCGGGGAATATGGCACTGGGTGCAGCCAGAAGCAGAATCAATGCCTATCAGACTGGCACCATCATTGGAAAAGAGCTTTCAGCCTTAGGCATTAATACAGATTTCAGCCCTGTCATGGACATTAATAATAATCCTGATAATCCGGTCATCGGCGTACGGTCATTCAGCTCCAATCGAGAACTGACAGCACGACTCGGTTTATACACGATGAAAGGTTTGCAGCGGCAAGATATAGCCTCTGCCCTCAAACATTTCCCGGGACATGGAGACACGGACGTTGACAGCCATTACGGACTGCCTCTCGTTCCCCATAGCCAAGAACGCCTTCGTGAGATCGAGCTCTATCCTTTTCAAAGAGCCATTGATGCCGGTGCTGATATGGTGATGACAGCTCACGTTCAATTTCCTGCCTTTGATGGCACCACATACAAAAGCAAACTCGATGGATCGGACATTCTGGTTCCGGCTACACTCTCGAAAAAGGTGATGACCGGTCTTCTTCGTCAGGAAATGGGATTTGACGGCGTCATCGTTACCGATGCCCTCAATATGAAAGCAATCGCAGATCATTTCGGACAGGAAGAGGCTGTGGTCATGGCTGTAAAAGCGGGCGTCGATATTGCATTAATGCCTGCCTCAGTTACTTCTCTGAAAGAAGAACAGAAATTCGCCCGTGTTATTCAAGCTTTAAAATCAGCCGTGAACAACGGTGACATTCCTGTACAACAAATCAACAAATCGGTTGAAAGAATCATTTCCCTGAAAATAAAACGCGGTATGTATCCAGCTCGACATGACGACAGCATAAAAGAAAAAATAGCCAAAGCCCAGAAAATCGTAGGAAGCAAGCGTCACTTGAAAGCAGAGAAAAATATAGCCGAAAAAGCAGTGACCGTTTTAAAAAATGAACAGCGCACCTTGCCGTTCAAACCTAAAAAAGACAGCAGAATCTTAATTATCGCGCCTTACGAAGAACAAACCGCTTCAATTGAACAAACCATTCGTGATCTCATCAAGCGAAAGAAAATCAAACCCGTGTCCCTCAGCAAAATTAATTTTGCCAACCAAGTATTTAATGCCAAGCATGAAAAACAAGTAAAAGAGGCTGATTATATCATTACCGGCTCCTACGTCGTGAAAAATGACCCTGTCGTCAACGACGGTGTCATCGACGACACCATATCAGATTCAAGCAAATGGACCACTGTATTTCCGAGAGTTGTCATGAAAGCCGCACTGCAGCACAACAAGCCATTTGTCTTAATGAGCCTGCGCAACCCATATGATGCTGCCAATTTTGAGGAAGCGAAGGCGCTCATTGCTGTCTATGGCTTTAAAGGATACGCGAATGGCCGTTATCTTCAACCTAATATTCCCGCTGGAGTTATGGCGATATTCGGTCAGGCAAAACCTAAAGGCACACTCCCAGTTGACATTCCGTCAGTCACGAAACCGGGAGACATCCTTTATCCATATGGCTACGGATTAAATATCAAAACGGGAAAACCGTTTTCATAA
- the pbp4b gene encoding penicillin binding protein PBP4B, producing the protein MKTKTLSLFSAILTFSILVSNETFAQTADNQIEPKTINSETVQFSSKKLRKVDRMIERDVEAGFPGAVLVIVKDGRIIKKEAYGYSKKYEGSELLRRPVKMKNHTMFDLASNTKMYATNFALQRLVSQGKLDVYEKVSAYLPDFKEKPGDLIKGKNKIRVIDVLQHQSGLPASFYFYSPEKAGMYYSQDRNKTIEYLTKIPLDYETGTKHVYSDIGYMLLGSIVENLTGKPLDVYAEQELYKPLGLKHTLYNPLQKGFKPKQFAATERMGNTRDLFIHFPNIRTDTLQGEVHDEKAFYSMGGVSGHAGLFSNADDMAILLQVMLNKGSYRSVSLFDQKTAGLFTAPSATDPTYALGWRRNGSKSMEWMFGSYASESAYGHTGWTGTVTIIDPTYNLGIALLTNKKHSPVADPEENPNVFEGDQFPTGSYGSIITAIYEAME; encoded by the coding sequence ATGAAAACAAAGACACTTTCCTTATTCAGTGCCATTTTAACCTTTTCTATATTGGTGTCGAATGAAACCTTCGCGCAAACAGCAGACAACCAAATTGAGCCGAAAACCATAAATTCAGAAACTGTACAATTCTCGTCGAAGAAACTAAGGAAGGTTGATCGGATGATAGAACGGGATGTTGAAGCAGGATTTCCAGGCGCCGTTCTTGTTATCGTGAAGGACGGCCGCATCATTAAAAAAGAAGCGTACGGCTACAGTAAAAAGTACGAAGGATCAGAGCTGCTGCGCCGCCCAGTTAAAATGAAAAACCACACGATGTTTGACTTGGCCTCAAATACAAAAATGTATGCAACGAATTTTGCATTACAGCGCTTAGTCAGCCAAGGAAAACTCGACGTCTATGAGAAGGTTTCTGCTTATTTGCCTGATTTCAAGGAGAAGCCGGGAGACCTCATAAAAGGAAAAAACAAAATTCGTGTCATCGATGTCCTGCAGCACCAATCAGGACTTCCCGCAAGCTTTTACTTTTACTCACCGGAAAAAGCCGGTATGTACTATTCTCAGGACCGGAATAAAACGATTGAATATTTAACGAAAATTCCGCTCGATTATGAAACAGGGACAAAACACGTATACAGCGACATAGGATATATGCTCCTCGGCAGTATTGTCGAAAATCTCACCGGTAAACCGCTTGATGTATATGCGGAGCAAGAACTTTACAAGCCGTTGGGGCTGAAGCATACCTTATACAATCCGTTGCAAAAAGGATTTAAACCGAAGCAGTTCGCAGCGACTGAACGTATGGGCAATACGCGGGATCTCTTTATTCATTTCCCTAACATCCGTACAGATACGCTGCAAGGAGAAGTGCATGACGAAAAAGCATTTTACTCAATGGGAGGCGTGTCCGGACATGCCGGATTGTTCTCAAATGCAGATGATATGGCCATTCTGCTGCAAGTCATGCTAAACAAAGGATCATACCGAAGCGTTTCTTTATTTGATCAGAAAACAGCCGGCCTGTTCACGGCACCTTCAGCAACAGACCCAACATACGCTCTTGGCTGGCGGCGAAACGGCAGTAAAAGCATGGAATGGATGTTTGGCTCCTATGCCAGCGAAAGTGCTTACGGGCATACCGGCTGGACAGGGACAGTTACGATCATTGATCCAACTTACAATTTAGGCATCGCATTGTTAACAAACAAAAAGCATTCGCCCGTTGCTGATCCAGAGGAAAATCCTAACGTGTTTGAGGGTGATCAATTTCCAACAGGCAGTTACGGGAGCATCATTACCGCGATTTATGAAGCGATGGAATAA
- a CDS encoding exo-beta-N-acetylmuramidase NamZ domain-containing protein, with protein sequence MRKTIFAFLTGLIMFGTITAASASPDAKNQTAKKPKVQTGIDTLLPVYKKQLKGKRIGLITNPTGVNASLKSSVDILHENPDIKLTALFGPEHGVRGDAQAGDTVGSYIDEKTGIPVYSLYGKTRKPTPEMLKNVDVLMFDIQDVGTRYYTYIYTMAYAMEAAKENGIPFMVLDRPNPQGGDHIEGPVLEPEYASFVGLYPIPLKHGMTIGELALLFNKEFDIDAELTVVKMKHWKRKMDFDGTRLPFVLPSPNMPTVESTFVYPATGLIEGTNISEGRGTTKPFELIGAPFIKSTELAETLNRLHLPGVTFRAASFTPTFSKHQGMLCHGVQLYVTDRKKFEAVRTGLSLIKTIHDLYPEDFEFLATGSFDKLAGNGWIKTEIKNGTSIDDIIDRYEKPLKQFSKTRKKHLIY encoded by the coding sequence ATGAGAAAAACAATATTTGCTTTTCTCACAGGGCTCATCATGTTTGGAACGATAACAGCCGCCTCAGCATCACCCGATGCCAAGAATCAAACGGCTAAAAAACCTAAAGTCCAGACCGGCATAGACACGCTTTTGCCAGTTTATAAAAAACAGCTCAAAGGAAAACGAATCGGATTAATCACCAATCCAACCGGCGTAAACGCATCTCTGAAAAGCAGTGTCGATATTCTTCACGAAAACCCTGATATTAAACTGACAGCTTTATTCGGCCCAGAGCACGGCGTCCGCGGCGATGCTCAGGCGGGAGACACAGTAGGCTCTTACATTGACGAAAAAACCGGGATTCCCGTATACAGCCTCTACGGAAAAACGAGGAAACCGACTCCAGAGATGCTGAAAAATGTCGATGTTCTTATGTTTGACATTCAGGATGTCGGGACCCGTTACTACACGTACATTTATACAATGGCATACGCTATGGAAGCCGCTAAAGAAAATGGCATTCCTTTTATGGTGCTGGACCGACCGAATCCTCAAGGCGGGGATCATATTGAAGGACCAGTCTTAGAGCCTGAGTACGCCTCATTTGTCGGACTGTATCCCATTCCGCTAAAGCACGGAATGACAATAGGCGAATTGGCTTTGCTGTTCAACAAGGAATTTGACATTGATGCCGAACTGACAGTGGTAAAAATGAAACACTGGAAACGGAAAATGGATTTTGACGGCACCAGACTGCCTTTCGTCCTCCCATCACCTAACATGCCGACGGTAGAGAGCACATTTGTATATCCTGCAACCGGACTGATTGAAGGAACAAATATATCCGAAGGGCGGGGGACAACAAAGCCATTCGAATTGATTGGGGCTCCCTTTATCAAAAGCACAGAACTTGCAGAAACATTAAACAGACTCCATCTGCCAGGCGTCACATTCAGGGCAGCTTCCTTTACGCCGACATTTTCTAAACATCAGGGAATGCTTTGCCACGGTGTTCAGCTCTATGTGACAGACCGAAAAAAGTTTGAAGCGGTTAGAACAGGCCTTTCACTCATTAAAACAATACACGACCTCTATCCTGAGGATTTTGAGTTCCTAGCAACAGGTTCATTTGATAAACTGGCAGGCAACGGTTGGATCAAAACAGAAATTAAAAATGGCACTTCTATAGATGACATCATAGATCGCTATGAAAAACCACTCAAACAATTCAGTAAAACAAGAAAAAAGCATCTCATCTATTAG